One Oscillatoria salina IIICB1 genomic window carries:
- the tig gene encoding trigger factor → MKVTQEKLPASQIGLEIEIPAEKSKQTYEKVLRNLARSVNLPGFRKGKVPRKVLLQRLGPQRIKATVLEELIQESLQQAVEQESLAVLGNYQLRSNFEELIEKYEPGETLTFLASVDVPPEVNLGDYSNLSVKAEETVYEPKEVDEFLESKRVEQATLIPVEGRPAQPGDVAIVDYQGRYATAEGEEAEELSGAEAKDFQLELEPERFIEGLTQGIEGMNPGETKEIPVTFPEDYPREDLAGKEVIFTVTLKELKEKELPELDDDFAAEVSEFETMAELRESIETQFQEKAERETKNSIESAIVDALVEVAEVELPETTIEREVETVLTQTAMQMQQYGMDVRQLFTKENMPAMRERSRPDAIARLKQSLALLEVAKRESLEVAPEDLQTRMEEVKEQLSDREVDEDKLRDFVTDDLRKEKALDWLREKANVELVPKGSLAAETAAKAAEAEQTEQTETSSAPEAIEVEATEVSSD, encoded by the coding sequence ATGAAAGTCACCCAGGAAAAGCTTCCCGCTAGTCAGATTGGTCTGGAAATAGAAATTCCCGCCGAAAAGAGCAAACAAACCTACGAAAAAGTCTTGCGAAACCTTGCCCGCTCGGTAAATCTGCCTGGGTTTCGTAAGGGTAAAGTACCGCGTAAAGTTTTGTTACAGCGATTGGGACCTCAACGCATCAAAGCGACAGTCCTCGAAGAGTTAATTCAAGAAAGCCTGCAACAAGCGGTTGAACAAGAATCATTAGCAGTCCTGGGCAATTATCAACTTCGTTCCAACTTTGAGGAGTTGATCGAAAAGTACGAACCTGGAGAAACCTTAACGTTTTTGGCTTCGGTAGACGTTCCTCCGGAAGTTAATTTAGGAGATTACAGCAACTTAAGCGTCAAAGCCGAGGAAACGGTTTACGAACCCAAGGAGGTGGATGAATTTCTCGAAAGCAAGCGAGTAGAACAAGCAACCTTAATTCCCGTTGAAGGTCGTCCCGCGCAACCAGGAGATGTGGCGATCGTTGATTATCAAGGTCGCTATGCTACTGCTGAGGGAGAAGAAGCCGAAGAACTTTCTGGGGCTGAGGCGAAAGATTTTCAACTGGAACTCGAACCAGAAAGATTTATCGAAGGCTTAACCCAAGGTATAGAGGGAATGAATCCGGGGGAAACTAAAGAAATTCCAGTGACATTTCCAGAAGACTATCCCAGAGAAGATTTAGCGGGTAAAGAGGTGATTTTTACCGTTACGCTGAAAGAACTCAAGGAAAAAGAATTGCCAGAGTTAGATGACGACTTCGCGGCGGAAGTAAGCGAATTTGAAACAATGGCAGAGTTACGCGAGTCGATCGAAACTCAATTTCAAGAAAAAGCTGAGCGAGAAACGAAAAATAGCATTGAATCAGCAATTGTTGACGCGCTGGTAGAAGTAGCAGAAGTGGAACTTCCCGAAACCACGATCGAACGGGAAGTAGAAACAGTTCTCACTCAAACAGCAATGCAGATGCAACAGTATGGCATGGACGTGCGCCAACTGTTTACCAAAGAAAATATGCCTGCGATGAGAGAGCGATCGCGTCCCGATGCGATCGCCCGTCTCAAACAATCCCTCGCTTTGCTGGAAGTCGCGAAACGTGAATCCCTCGAAGTCGCTCCTGAAGACCTCCAAACCCGTATGGAAGAGGTAAAAGAACAATTAAGCGATCGCGAAGTTGACGAAGACAAATTGCGGGATTTTGTCACCGACGACTTACGCAAAGAAAAAGCCCTCGACTGGCTCAGAGAAAAAGCTAACGTCGAATTAGTTCCCAAAGGTTCCCTCGCAGCAGAAACCGCAGCCAAAGCCGCAGAAGCTGAACAAACCGAGCAAACAGAAACTAGCTCCGCTCCCGAAGCGATCGAAGTTGAAGCTACAGAAGTGTCTTCAGATTAG
- a CDS encoding aspartate-semialdehyde dehydrogenase produces MSSKINVAILGATGAVGTELLELLASRQFPVNKLKLLASPRSAGTKLSFRGEELTVEAVGDDSFADVDLVLASAGGSTSKVYAPKAVAAGAVVVDNSSAFRLDPNVPLIVPEINPEAAKAHQGIIANPNCTTILMAIAVYPLHQVSPVKRIVVATYQSASGAGARAMEEVKTQAQAILNGETAKPEIFPHAIAFNLFPHNSPLNDNGYCEEEMKMVNETRKIFNAPELRVSATCVRVPVLRAHSEAVNLEFAQPFNRDRAREILAKAPGVKLVEDWGANYFPMPVDATNRDEVLVGRIRQDISHECGLELWLCGDQIRKGAALNAVQIAELLVKENLLRSAATVSV; encoded by the coding sequence TTGTCAAGTAAAATTAATGTTGCGATTCTTGGTGCCACAGGAGCAGTAGGTACTGAATTGCTCGAACTATTGGCAAGTCGTCAATTTCCAGTAAACAAGCTGAAATTGTTGGCTTCTCCTCGTTCAGCCGGAACGAAGCTTAGTTTCCGAGGGGAAGAGTTAACAGTAGAAGCAGTAGGTGATGATTCTTTCGCGGATGTAGATTTAGTTTTGGCATCGGCTGGGGGTTCAACCTCGAAAGTTTATGCTCCCAAAGCTGTCGCCGCCGGAGCGGTAGTAGTGGACAATTCTAGTGCTTTTCGTCTTGACCCGAATGTGCCATTGATTGTCCCGGAAATCAATCCAGAAGCGGCAAAAGCACATCAGGGAATCATTGCTAATCCTAACTGTACGACGATTTTAATGGCGATCGCCGTTTACCCACTGCATCAAGTAAGCCCGGTAAAACGGATTGTGGTGGCTACTTATCAGTCAGCTTCGGGTGCAGGTGCGCGGGCGATGGAAGAGGTGAAAACCCAGGCACAAGCAATTTTAAATGGAGAGACAGCCAAACCAGAAATTTTTCCGCACGCGATCGCCTTTAATTTATTTCCGCATAACTCGCCGCTCAATGACAACGGCTATTGCGAGGAAGAAATGAAAATGGTCAACGAAACTCGCAAAATTTTTAACGCCCCAGAATTGCGCGTTAGTGCTACTTGCGTGCGGGTTCCCGTACTTCGCGCTCATTCAGAAGCCGTTAATTTAGAATTTGCCCAACCTTTTAATCGGGATCGCGCTAGAGAGATTTTGGCAAAAGCTCCTGGAGTAAAATTAGTAGAAGATTGGGGTGCAAATTACTTCCCGATGCCAGTAGATGCAACAAATCGGGATGAAGTTTTAGTCGGGAGAATTCGCCAAGATATTTCTCACGAATGCGGCTTAGAATTGTGGTTGTGTGGCGACCAAATTCGCAAAGGTGCTGCTTTAAATGCAGTCCAGATCGCAGAATTATTGGTGAAAGAAAATTTGCTGCGCTCGGCAGCAACAGTGTCAGTATAA
- the dapA gene encoding 4-hydroxy-tetrahydrodipicolinate synthase produces MTVELFGRVITAMVTPFAEDGSVDYGVAEKLAAHLAENGSDGILVCGTTGESPTLTWSEEYQLFQVVQKAVRGKAKVIAGTGSNSTREAIAATQKAAKLGLDGSLQVVPYYNKPPQAGLELHFRSIALACPDLPIMLYNIPSRTGQNLQPETVAKLAEIDNIVAIKEASGNLDNVSQIRVNTSESFGIYSGDDNLTLPILSVGGTGVISVASHLVGDKLQKAIGNFVVGKTAEASKIHGELLSLFKALFCITNPIPIKAALTMQGWNVGSVRPPLCEIPPDLKAKLEKVLQELALL; encoded by the coding sequence ATGACAGTTGAACTATTTGGACGGGTAATTACCGCAATGGTGACACCGTTTGCTGAAGATGGCAGCGTGGATTATGGTGTTGCTGAAAAGCTAGCCGCACATCTAGCAGAAAATGGTAGTGATGGAATCTTGGTTTGTGGTACTACCGGAGAATCTCCGACTTTAACTTGGTCAGAAGAGTATCAGTTATTTCAGGTAGTGCAAAAAGCAGTCCGAGGTAAAGCAAAAGTAATCGCCGGAACAGGATCGAATTCTACTCGCGAAGCGATCGCCGCAACCCAAAAAGCTGCTAAACTAGGATTAGATGGCTCTTTGCAAGTGGTTCCCTATTACAATAAACCACCTCAAGCAGGACTTGAATTGCACTTTCGCTCGATTGCTCTTGCTTGTCCCGATTTGCCAATAATGCTTTACAATATTCCCAGTCGTACGGGTCAAAATCTGCAACCAGAAACAGTTGCTAAACTAGCAGAAATAGATAATATTGTGGCAATAAAAGAAGCTAGTGGTAACTTAGATAATGTAAGTCAAATTCGAGTTAATACCTCTGAGTCTTTTGGAATTTATTCTGGTGACGACAATCTGACTTTACCAATTTTGTCTGTAGGTGGAACGGGAGTTATAAGCGTTGCTAGTCATTTGGTTGGAGATAAGTTACAAAAGGCGATCGGTAATTTTGTAGTTGGAAAAACTGCTGAAGCAAGTAAAATTCATGGTGAATTATTGTCTTTATTTAAAGCTCTTTTTTGTATCACAAATCCGATTCCCATTAAAGCAGCTTTGACGATGCAAGGGTGGAATGTAGGTAGCGTTCGTCCGCCTCTTTGCGAAATCCCTCCAGATTTAAAAGCAAAATTAGAAAAAGTTTTACAGGAACTGGCATTGCTGTAG
- a CDS encoding ribonuclease J: MSKKESKPTVKIIPLGGLHEIGKNTCIFEYEDEMILLDAGIGFPSDDMHGVNIVLPDMTYVRENSHKIKGAIVTHGHEDHIGGIAYHLKQFDIPVIHGPRLAIALLQDKIEEAGVSDRTKLKTVVPRDIVRIGKSFFVEFIRNTHSIADSFTVAIHTPIGVIIHTGDFKVDHTPVDGEFYDFHRLAEHGEKGVLCLLSDSTNAEVPGFTPSERSVYPNLDRIMGQAEGRLMITTFASSVHRINMILELAQKHNRVVSVLGRSMLNVIAHARKLGYINCPDRLFEPIKAVRNLPDEKVLILMTGSQGETLAATTRIAKGEHRQVKIKSGDTVVFSANPIPGNTLAVVDVIDRLMMQGAKVVYGRHHGIHVSGHGAQEDQKLMLGLTKPKFFVPVHGQYRMLVAHSKTAKSMGVPEENMVIINNGDVIELTADSIGIGGQVPSGIQLVDRAGIVHENVMQERQQLAEDGVITVAAAVDWEGKLLAKPEIHLRGVVTSVERSLLRELTTRTIERTLSDRWAEFAHTFDGELEVDWTGLRTEIETALQRLIRRELNIFPLVVFLSQTPEQPLVKASSRRRRRSTAQIAS, from the coding sequence ATGAGTAAGAAAGAATCAAAACCAACAGTAAAAATTATTCCTCTCGGTGGATTACACGAAATTGGGAAGAATACTTGCATCTTTGAATACGAAGACGAAATGATTTTGTTAGATGCAGGGATTGGTTTTCCCTCGGATGATATGCACGGAGTTAATATCGTTTTACCCGATATGACTTATGTGCGGGAAAATAGCCATAAAATAAAAGGAGCGATCGTGACCCACGGTCACGAAGACCATATTGGCGGTATAGCTTATCATTTGAAGCAATTTGACATTCCGGTGATTCACGGTCCAAGATTGGCGATCGCCTTATTGCAAGACAAAATAGAAGAAGCTGGAGTTAGCGATCGCACCAAACTCAAAACCGTTGTTCCTCGCGATATCGTCAGAATTGGGAAATCATTCTTTGTTGAGTTTATTCGCAATACCCACTCAATCGCGGATAGCTTTACCGTCGCAATTCACACCCCCATCGGCGTAATTATTCACACAGGTGACTTTAAAGTTGACCATACTCCCGTCGATGGTGAATTTTATGACTTTCATCGCCTCGCCGAACATGGTGAAAAAGGTGTATTGTGCTTATTAAGCGATTCTACCAACGCCGAAGTTCCGGGATTTACTCCTTCAGAAAGGTCGGTTTATCCTAACTTAGACCGAATTATGGGTCAGGCTGAAGGACGCTTGATGATTACTACCTTTGCTTCTTCGGTACATCGGATCAATATGATCTTGGAATTAGCGCAAAAGCATAATCGCGTGGTTTCGGTTTTGGGTAGGTCAATGTTAAACGTGATTGCTCATGCACGCAAACTGGGTTATATTAATTGTCCCGATCGCTTGTTTGAACCGATCAAAGCCGTTCGCAATTTACCCGACGAGAAAGTGCTGATTTTAATGACAGGTTCTCAAGGAGAAACCTTAGCTGCAACCACTCGCATTGCTAAAGGCGAACACCGACAAGTTAAAATTAAGTCAGGCGATACGGTCGTATTTTCCGCTAATCCGATTCCTGGTAATACTCTAGCCGTGGTTGATGTAATTGACCGCTTGATGATGCAAGGTGCAAAAGTAGTTTACGGTCGTCATCATGGAATTCACGTTTCTGGTCACGGAGCGCAAGAAGACCAGAAATTGATGTTAGGCTTGACAAAACCCAAGTTTTTCGTTCCCGTTCACGGTCAGTATCGAATGCTAGTCGCTCATTCTAAGACGGCGAAAAGCATGGGTGTCCCCGAAGAAAATATGGTGATTATTAACAATGGGGATGTGATTGAATTGACGGCTGATAGTATTGGTATTGGCGGTCAAGTACCATCGGGTATTCAATTGGTCGATCGCGCGGGAATTGTTCACGAAAATGTGATGCAAGAACGTCAGCAATTGGCTGAAGATGGGGTAATTACTGTTGCGGCTGCGGTTGACTGGGAAGGTAAATTGTTAGCGAAACCAGAAATTCATTTGCGAGGTGTGGTGACATCGGTTGAGCGATCGCTGTTGCGCGAATTAACCACTCGAACGATTGAAAGGACATTAAGCGATCGCTGGGCGGAATTTGCTCATACTTTTGATGGCGAATTAGAAGTAGATTGGACAGGTTTAAGAACCGAAATTGAAACAGCTTTACAGCGACTTATTCGCCGCGAACTCAATATCTTCCCCTTGGTAGTTTTCTTAAGTCAAACTCCCGAACAACCTTTGGTTAAAGCCTCTAGTCGCCGTCGTCGGCGTTCTACCGCTCAAATTGCTTCTTAA
- the blaOXA gene encoding class D beta-lactamase, which produces MKKTIKKRLGLLLIFLTTFSSSWQIQTVQANSTTNSEIAQTTNFQQHFDSLGVNGSVLIYDLNRDTFYQHNPNRNSTAFSPASTFKIFNSLVALETDVIKDDVDVLTWDGIERGFNPSLMKVWNQDLNLRLAFKYSAVWFYQVLARRIGYERMQNFINQVQYGNQNIGTAESIDRFWLDAELQITPQEQINFLRRLYENNLPFQQRNIEIVKDIMIMEQTPNYTLRAKTGLTPKVGWYVGYLEQNDNVYFFATNLNVIAEKDIAARIEITRLSLQELGLL; this is translated from the coding sequence ATGAAAAAGACAATCAAGAAACGCCTAGGATTATTATTAATCTTCTTAACTACTTTTTCTAGTAGTTGGCAAATTCAGACTGTACAAGCTAATTCCACAACTAACAGCGAAATCGCCCAAACAACAAATTTTCAGCAACATTTTGACAGCTTAGGTGTTAACGGTTCAGTCCTTATTTATGACTTAAATCGAGACACTTTTTATCAACACAACCCTAATCGTAACTCCACAGCTTTTTCACCCGCTTCAACCTTCAAAATATTTAATTCCTTAGTAGCTTTAGAAACAGATGTAATTAAAGATGATGTAGATGTTTTAACTTGGGATGGAATTGAAAGAGGCTTTAATCCCTCTCTCATGAAAGTCTGGAATCAAGATTTAAACCTGCGTCTAGCTTTTAAGTATTCAGCCGTCTGGTTTTATCAAGTTCTTGCGCGGAGAATTGGCTATGAAAGAATGCAGAATTTTATTAATCAAGTTCAGTATGGTAATCAAAATATTGGGACAGCAGAATCAATCGATCGCTTTTGGTTAGATGCTGAATTACAAATTACTCCCCAAGAACAAATTAACTTTTTGCGTCGTCTTTATGAAAACAATTTGCCTTTTCAGCAGCGCAATATTGAGATAGTCAAAGACATTATGATTATGGAACAAACACCTAATTACACTCTGCGCGCAAAAACAGGTTTAACTCCTAAAGTAGGCTGGTATGTGGGTTACTTAGAACAGAATGATAATGTTTATTTCTTCGCTACTAATCTCAATGTTATTGCCGAAAAAGACATTGCTGCGAGAATAGAAATTACTAGACTGAGTTTACAAGAACTCGGACTTTTGTAA